A single genomic interval of Microbulbifer variabilis harbors:
- a CDS encoding efflux RND transporter permease subunit produces MIRFFAAHPTAANLLMVALMLSGLFVLPSMKRETMPEIDKFEVQVSVPYAGAAAAEVEDSICLPLEEATDGISFIDERLCEAKDNLGLMTLKMQEAGDMNQFVADVESAVDSIDSLPAESERPVVKEMGRTQGVVSIAISADLPLPQLNQLAEHYRRELLRDPAIPIVRISGFSDHQLQIEISDYNLRQYGLSVMELANIIDQQAIDMPAGKVSTPDREYQLRFTEERRNVEELENLVVLKGEDGAEVRLGDIAKIYDGFELAEDKIIFDGHRAALLNVEKNSVDDSLRVLEAVRAFVDRESAKLPEGIKLTLTQDSASIVADRLQMIISNAWQGLILVALALYLFFSGRYVFWVVMGLPVSFLGSFALITAMGVSINMISLVGLLIAIGILMDDAIVLSESIASEHRDGRSPLEAVVIGTKRVARGVLSSFATTVMVFGGLICIKGDMGQVLKVLPIVLISVLIVSLLEAFLILPAHLRHALEHKSRTPAWKKAFAKRFEGWRESVGRAADWAVKYRYAFVGGVLGLFFLTVSLLPAGIVKFQGFPTLEGDLLQARILMPQGTSLQNMEKLVDKQLDALDLVAAEFSERESAPLVNHASVTFGVNGDAFETGPHVATINVDLLAAEGRKTSLDELRHAWREAAGETPGAIAILYKEPALGPAGRAIHIRISGLELDQLKEVSIRLQNWLRGYDGVVNVVDDLRPGKPQLNIKMREGAYASGLDASNVANQLRAAYQGMEIDEIQYRGETYEIQVRMDADSRGALSRFDELVIIHPVTKQRVPLIAIADVEMNRDYARVQRIDGERVVSVFADVFTEKANAGQVLGDTQEKFLAELKKEFPGLRVDMQGEIKNSEVTGKSIGSALLVGAIGIYLILSLQFRSYVEPLIVLVAIPLALIGVIWGHLIMGQNMSMPSMMGFVSLAGIVVNDSILLVEFVKRRVREGMDVHSAASQASRDRFRAIFLTSLTTIAGLLPLLFETSLQAQVLVPLVTSIVFGISSSTVLILLVLPALYGILEDFGFTENLEEGDTAGSHQKETLVVA; encoded by the coding sequence GTGATTCGTTTTTTTGCCGCACACCCCACCGCAGCGAACCTGTTAATGGTTGCACTCATGTTGAGCGGACTGTTTGTCCTACCCAGTATGAAGCGCGAAACCATGCCGGAAATCGATAAATTCGAAGTGCAGGTTTCCGTCCCCTATGCCGGTGCCGCCGCTGCTGAGGTCGAAGACAGTATTTGCCTTCCTTTGGAGGAGGCCACTGACGGTATCAGCTTTATTGATGAACGCCTGTGTGAAGCTAAGGATAATCTCGGGCTGATGACCCTGAAAATGCAGGAAGCTGGAGATATGAACCAGTTTGTTGCGGATGTGGAGTCTGCGGTTGATAGCATTGATTCGCTGCCAGCAGAGAGCGAGCGCCCGGTAGTCAAGGAAATGGGGCGCACTCAAGGCGTTGTAAGTATTGCTATCAGTGCCGATCTGCCATTGCCACAATTGAATCAATTGGCGGAACACTATCGCCGCGAATTACTGCGTGACCCAGCCATCCCTATAGTGCGTATCTCGGGCTTCTCAGATCATCAGCTGCAGATCGAAATATCCGATTACAACCTGCGCCAGTACGGGCTCAGTGTGATGGAGTTGGCCAATATTATTGATCAGCAAGCCATTGATATGCCTGCCGGCAAGGTATCCACACCTGATCGTGAATATCAGCTGCGTTTTACTGAAGAGCGCCGTAACGTAGAAGAGTTGGAAAATCTTGTAGTCCTTAAAGGCGAAGATGGTGCCGAAGTGCGCCTTGGCGATATCGCGAAAATTTATGATGGCTTTGAGCTGGCGGAGGACAAGATTATTTTCGATGGTCATCGCGCAGCCTTGCTCAATGTAGAAAAAAACAGTGTGGATGATAGCCTGCGTGTACTGGAAGCTGTGCGTGCTTTTGTCGATCGTGAAAGTGCGAAGTTGCCCGAGGGGATCAAGCTAACCCTTACCCAAGACAGCGCCTCCATCGTTGCCGATCGATTGCAAATGATTATCTCCAATGCCTGGCAGGGCCTGATTCTGGTCGCCCTAGCGCTATATCTTTTCTTTAGTGGTCGCTATGTATTCTGGGTAGTGATGGGACTGCCGGTATCCTTTCTAGGCTCCTTTGCCCTGATCACCGCCATGGGCGTATCCATCAATATGATCAGCTTGGTAGGTTTACTAATTGCTATCGGTATTTTGATGGACGATGCCATAGTACTTTCAGAAAGTATTGCCAGCGAACATCGCGATGGTCGCTCCCCGTTAGAGGCTGTAGTGATTGGGACCAAGCGCGTTGCCCGTGGAGTCCTGTCTTCTTTTGCAACCACAGTGATGGTATTTGGTGGGCTGATCTGTATTAAAGGGGATATGGGGCAGGTGCTTAAAGTGCTGCCGATTGTCCTGATTTCAGTATTAATTGTTAGCTTGTTAGAAGCCTTCTTAATTTTGCCTGCACACTTGCGCCATGCGCTTGAACACAAAAGCCGAACACCCGCTTGGAAGAAGGCTTTTGCCAAACGCTTTGAAGGCTGGCGTGAGAGTGTGGGGCGTGCGGCAGATTGGGCTGTTAAATACCGTTACGCCTTTGTTGGTGGGGTGCTCGGTCTATTCTTCTTGACTGTAAGTTTGTTGCCGGCTGGGATTGTGAAGTTTCAGGGGTTTCCAACTTTGGAGGGCGATCTGCTGCAAGCTCGCATCCTAATGCCTCAGGGTACCTCCTTGCAGAATATGGAAAAACTGGTCGATAAACAGTTAGATGCTCTTGATTTAGTAGCCGCTGAATTTTCTGAAAGGGAAAGCGCTCCTCTCGTCAATCACGCAAGTGTAACCTTTGGTGTCAATGGCGATGCCTTTGAAACTGGACCCCATGTGGCAACGATTAATGTCGACTTACTGGCTGCGGAAGGGCGTAAAACCAGTTTGGATGAATTGCGCCATGCTTGGCGTGAGGCTGCAGGTGAAACCCCTGGTGCGATCGCGATTCTTTATAAAGAACCAGCCTTAGGTCCCGCGGGCCGTGCTATTCACATACGCATCAGCGGACTGGAGCTGGATCAGCTGAAAGAGGTTTCTATTCGCTTGCAGAATTGGCTGCGAGGATACGACGGTGTAGTGAATGTGGTGGATGACCTACGTCCAGGCAAGCCGCAATTAAACATAAAAATGCGTGAGGGTGCCTACGCATCTGGCCTGGATGCCAGTAATGTTGCCAACCAGTTACGTGCGGCTTATCAAGGAATGGAGATTGATGAGATTCAGTACCGGGGAGAAACCTATGAGATCCAAGTGCGTATGGATGCGGATTCCCGTGGAGCCCTGAGCCGTTTTGATGAACTGGTCATTATCCATCCTGTTACCAAGCAGCGCGTCCCCTTGATTGCCATTGCCGATGTTGAGATGAATCGTGATTACGCACGGGTTCAGCGAATAGATGGTGAACGAGTAGTAAGTGTATTTGCCGACGTCTTTACTGAGAAAGCTAATGCGGGCCAGGTGCTTGGGGATACCCAAGAGAAATTCCTCGCTGAACTTAAAAAAGAATTTCCCGGTCTTCGTGTCGATATGCAGGGAGAGATTAAGAACAGTGAAGTCACAGGTAAGTCCATCGGCAGCGCCTTGTTGGTCGGTGCTATTGGTATCTACCTGATATTATCTTTACAATTTCGCAGCTATGTAGAGCCCTTAATTGTATTGGTCGCCATTCCACTAGCGTTGATCGGCGTTATCTGGGGCCACCTAATTATGGGGCAGAATATGTCTATGCCAAGTATGATGGGCTTTGTCTCTCTTGCCGGTATTGTGGTGAATGACTCCATCCTATTGGTGGAATTTGTAAAACGGCGTGTACGCGAGGGTATGGATGTTCATAGCGCTGCAAGCCAAGCCAGTCGAGACCGCTTCCGCGCAATCTTCTTGACCTCCCTTACAACGATCGCTGGTCTTTTGCCCCTACTGTTTGAAACAAGCTTGCAAGCCCAGGTGTTGGTACCCCTAGTAACCAGTATTGTATTTGGAATCAGTAGCTCAACGGTGTTGATCCTTTTGGTGCTGCCGGCGCTTTATGGAATTTTGGAGGACTTTGGGTTTACGGAAAACCTGGAGGAGGGAGACACGGCAGGTTCGCATCAGAAAGAAACACTTGTTGTAGCCTAG
- a CDS encoding BlaI/MecI/CopY family transcriptional regulator, with amino-acid sequence MKEAKPSPSELTLLKALWKQSPLSARELHEEVKSELRWSYSSTRKTLDRMRDKSFVIQSEVHGIQVYKAALEKVETLAQYATDFASRVLELDGPLPIAMFANSKLMNDQDLEELQEMLNAWPEAD; translated from the coding sequence ATGAAAGAAGCCAAACCCTCCCCCTCAGAGCTTACTTTGCTAAAGGCGCTCTGGAAGCAGAGTCCACTAAGTGCAAGAGAGTTGCATGAAGAGGTGAAATCAGAACTCCGCTGGTCCTATTCATCCACCAGGAAAACGTTGGACAGAATGCGGGATAAGTCTTTTGTGATTCAGTCTGAAGTACACGGCATTCAAGTCTATAAGGCAGCCCTTGAAAAGGTCGAAACACTTGCACAATATGCCACAGACTTCGCCTCACGGGTTCTTGAACTGGATGGTCCGCTTCCTATAGCTATGTTTGCTAACAGTAAATTAATGAATGACCAGGATCTGGAAGAGCTACAGGAAATGTTGAATGCCTGGCCTGAAGCAGACTGA